The Funiculus sociatus GB2-C1 genome window below encodes:
- a CDS encoding IS630 family transposase, translated as MIFLREINPLSAKLLKRIYHQSRHHQVRQRAHCLILAARGVKVEELMKVFQTSYKTIYNWFNRWESEGVVGLYNKPGRGCKPTFNSEQKAKIRDWAKQEPRQLKQVVQKVKEEWGISISTKTIQRILKTLSMSWHRMRRAVGGEPNPQDYEQKKAQLEEFKRLEEQGKINLYYLDEVGFCLIPCVPYGWQPIGEYLTIPSRHSKRLNVLGILNRNNHLDTYVSEQTINSDVVITCIDTFFPAVDKPTVIVVDQSSIHTSDAILDKLEEWQERDITIFELPSYSPELNLIEILWRFIKYEWIDMDAYKAWEAFVADVEKILREFGKNYVINFV; from the coding sequence ATGATATTCCTTCGAGAAATAAATCCTCTTTCGGCTAAATTACTGAAGCGAATTTATCACCAAAGCCGACATCATCAGGTGCGTCAAAGAGCGCATTGTCTAATCTTAGCCGCTCGAGGAGTAAAAGTTGAAGAACTAATGAAGGTTTTCCAAACAAGCTACAAGACAATCTACAACTGGTTCAATAGGTGGGAATCCGAGGGAGTAGTCGGACTATATAACAAACCCGGAAGAGGCTGTAAACCAACTTTTAATTCTGAACAAAAAGCAAAAATTAGAGACTGGGCGAAACAAGAGCCAAGACAATTAAAACAGGTGGTACAAAAGGTAAAAGAGGAATGGGGGATTAGCATCAGTACTAAAACAATTCAAAGAATACTTAAAACACTTTCAATGAGCTGGCATCGTATGCGCCGAGCAGTAGGAGGAGAACCCAACCCTCAAGACTATGAGCAGAAGAAGGCACAGTTAGAAGAATTTAAGCGATTAGAAGAGCAAGGGAAAATTAACTTATATTACTTAGACGAAGTGGGATTTTGTCTGATTCCTTGTGTCCCTTATGGATGGCAACCTATTGGAGAATACTTAACTATCCCTAGTCGTCATAGTAAACGTTTAAATGTTTTGGGAATTCTAAATCGAAATAATCATCTTGATACTTATGTCTCAGAGCAAACCATTAATTCTGATGTAGTTATCACTTGCATTGATACTTTCTTTCCTGCTGTGGATAAGCCAACGGTGATTGTTGTCGATCAATCGTCTATTCATACCAGCGATGCCATTCTTGATAAACTTGAGGAATGGCAAGAACGCGATATCACTATCTTTGAGCTGCCCTCCTATTCTCCTGAGTTGAATTTGATTGAAATTTTATGGCGGTTTATTAAGTATGAATGGATTGATATGGATGCTTACAAAGCTTGGGAAGCTTTTGTTGCAGATGTTGAAAAAATTCTGAGAGAATTTGGTAAAAATTATGTAATTAATTTTGTCTGA